ATAAAATAGAAATGTAAGGAGAATGTAAAACCATGGACTATGTTATTTTAGGCAAGAATATTCGGAAGTACCGACAAATGCGCGGATTGCGCCAGGAAGATTTGGCGGAGATCTGTGATTGCGGGAATAGCCATATCGGCCAAATAGAAAATGCGAGAGGGATTCCAAGTCTGGATATGATTGTACGGATTGCAAATGCTCTTTCAGTAACAGTAGATCAATTGCTCAGAGAGTATTATTCGGAACCTGAGAAGGTCTATTTGCGAGAGATTGCGGAACGTATTGAGAAGTATCCGGTAAAGCAGCGTGTATACGCTTGCGAAGGTCTGGCTGAATTTTTAAATACCATTGAAAAATTCAGTCAAACAGATGAATGATACGCATATAACCAAACAGAAAAAAGTTTACGCTTTATAGAACGGCTATGCTACACGAAAGTGCAGTATGGTCGTTTTTTGTT
The Ruminococcus gauvreauii genome window above contains:
- a CDS encoding helix-turn-helix domain-containing protein, whose protein sequence is MDYVILGKNIRKYRQMRGLRQEDLAEICDCGNSHIGQIENARGIPSLDMIVRIANALSVTVDQLLREYYSEPEKVYLREIAERIEKYPVKQRVYACEGLAEFLNTIEKFSQTDE